In one window of Desulfuribacillus alkaliarsenatis DNA:
- the nhaC gene encoding Na+/H+ antiporter NhaC — protein MNAKKAQNHKQNKKIPFMVTMIPTLSTAVLLGFSVFVFETEPHMSMLFGGLIAGIIAYVYGFSTEDIEQGIKDSIARAVPALIILLIIGMIISVWIGSGIVPALIYFGMEFITPAWFLPSIFILCCFISVLTGSSWTTIGTLGVAAIGVGQGIGIPAAPIAGAVVSGAFFGDKLSPLSDSTNLTAAILKVDLYDHIKHMLYTTIPAAVISIVLFTFVGFRLSENGDSVINGVELQVYILENFTFSYWLAVPPIIIILLILRKTPPIPSLMAGVILGTVLQVFVQGQSVSDVFEYLYHGFSMSTGNEELDELLSNGGLESMYSVVVLGILSLAFGGTMHHTGMLGVIVRKMKQFVKSQGRLVLTTLTTSVTVNIVGANQYLAVILPGQMYESCYNKLNLHRKNLTRALESGGTLTAPLIPWNTSGVFVMSVLSVDALAYAPFAFVCWMTMIIAGIYGFANITMAKHESNANTKNIENHNNVENHNNVENHNNVDKSNNKEYDLPKDV, from the coding sequence ATGAATGCGAAGAAAGCTCAAAACCATAAGCAGAATAAAAAAATACCCTTTATGGTTACGATGATACCAACTCTGTCAACTGCCGTATTGCTAGGTTTTTCAGTATTTGTTTTCGAGACAGAGCCCCATATGTCAATGTTATTTGGTGGACTTATTGCAGGTATTATTGCGTATGTTTACGGATTTAGTACTGAGGACATTGAGCAGGGTATTAAAGACAGTATTGCTAGGGCTGTGCCAGCACTAATAATTCTACTAATTATAGGGATGATTATAAGTGTTTGGATTGGTAGTGGGATTGTACCAGCTTTAATATACTTTGGTATGGAGTTTATCACACCAGCTTGGTTTTTACCGTCTATATTTATATTGTGTTGCTTTATATCTGTGCTTACAGGTAGCTCGTGGACAACAATTGGGACATTGGGAGTAGCCGCAATTGGAGTAGGACAGGGTATCGGAATTCCTGCAGCTCCTATAGCAGGGGCTGTAGTTTCGGGAGCCTTTTTTGGAGATAAGCTGTCGCCACTATCGGACTCTACAAACCTTACTGCGGCTATTCTGAAAGTTGACTTGTACGATCATATTAAGCATATGCTATACACAACAATCCCTGCCGCTGTAATTTCTATAGTCTTGTTTACGTTTGTGGGATTTCGGTTATCAGAAAATGGCGATTCAGTTATAAACGGCGTTGAGCTTCAAGTATATATCCTGGAGAATTTTACATTTTCGTATTGGCTTGCAGTTCCACCGATAATTATCATCCTGCTTATTCTAAGGAAAACTCCGCCAATCCCAAGTTTGATGGCAGGTGTTATCTTGGGCACTGTACTACAGGTTTTTGTTCAGGGGCAATCTGTTAGTGACGTGTTCGAGTATCTTTACCATGGTTTTTCTATGTCTACTGGCAACGAAGAGTTGGATGAGCTCTTGTCTAATGGTGGGCTTGAAAGCATGTATTCCGTTGTGGTATTAGGAATTCTCTCGCTTGCATTCGGTGGTACTATGCACCACACTGGCATGCTTGGGGTCATTGTAAGAAAAATGAAGCAATTTGTTAAGAGCCAAGGTCGCCTTGTACTTACAACACTTACAACATCAGTTACAGTTAACATAGTGGGCGCAAATCAATATCTTGCAGTTATTCTACCAGGTCAAATGTATGAGAGCTGCTATAATAAACTAAATTTACATAGGAAGAATCTTACCCGTGCACTTGAGAGTGGCGGTACTTTGACGGCACCATTAATCCCATGGAATACCAGTGGTGTATTTGTAATGTCAGTATTGAGTGTAGATGCTCTAGCGTATGCACCGTTTGCCTTTGTATGCTGGATGACAATGATTATAGCGGGAATTTACGGTTTTGCAAATATCACGATGGCTAAGCATGAGTCTAACGCTAATACTAAAAATATTGAAAATCATAATAATGTTGAAAATCATAATAATGTTGAAAATCATAATAATGTTGATAAATCGAACAATAAGGAATATGATTTACCTAAGGATGTATGA
- a CDS encoding YbjQ family protein, translated as MIIVNTETIAGKKIVSNVGYVKGSIIQARHVGKDILAGLRGIVGGEIKEYTELMDDARKKAMKRMVDEATAKGANAIVNIRFMTAQVAQGAAEILVFGTAVIVEDDN; from the coding sequence ATGATTATAGTTAATACGGAAACAATTGCGGGTAAAAAGATTGTAAGTAATGTTGGTTATGTAAAGGGTAGCATTATTCAGGCGCGACACGTTGGTAAGGACATACTAGCTGGCCTACGTGGTATTGTTGGTGGAGAAATTAAGGAATATACAGAGCTAATGGACGATGCCCGTAAAAAAGCAATGAAACGCATGGTGGACGAAGCAACTGCAAAGGGAGCCAATGCTATCGTAAATATTCGCTTTATGACCGCGCAGGTAGCTCAGGGTGCAGCAGAAATATTAGTTTTTGGGACAGCGGTTATTGTAGAAGATGATAATTAA
- a CDS encoding rubrerythrin family protein, which produces MNTDKHLKEAFAGESQANRKYLAFAKKAEQEGYIGVAKLFRAAAEAETVHAHNHLKALGGIKSTAENLKEGFDGEMYEFDTMYPPMLDDAKNEGRKDAERSFLFAMESEKVHADLYKDALENLDSKEDVDYYLCPICGYIEKNSTPDSCPICKAKSSVFVKY; this is translated from the coding sequence ATGAATACTGACAAACATTTAAAAGAAGCCTTTGCAGGTGAATCTCAAGCAAACCGTAAATATTTGGCTTTTGCTAAGAAGGCTGAACAAGAAGGATACATAGGCGTTGCAAAGTTATTCCGTGCTGCTGCGGAGGCCGAAACTGTACACGCGCACAATCACTTAAAGGCTTTGGGTGGTATCAAATCTACGGCTGAAAACCTCAAGGAAGGTTTTGACGGAGAAATGTATGAATTTGATACTATGTATCCGCCAATGCTTGACGACGCTAAAAACGAAGGGCGCAAGGATGCTGAACGCAGCTTCTTATTTGCTATGGAATCAGAAAAAGTTCATGCAGACCTTTATAAAGATGCCCTCGAGAATTTAGACAGTAAAGAAGATGTAGATTATTACCTATGTCCAATCTGTGGATATATCGAAAAGAACAGCACCCCAGATTCATGCCCAATTTGCAAAGCAAAAAGTAGTGTGTTTGTTAAATACTAA
- a CDS encoding nitrilase-related carbon-nitrogen hydrolase, with protein MDEKNRCEVISIYQVAGIQMTPIMNDVKANLTRGIQFVRQATDVKADLIVLPELWTTGYYLSKEAFITLAERQDGRTISLLQEEASRSGATIVCPFVEKNDADQIFISAAIIDGDGSLAGVVRKSLLWGREQQIFTKGDITYPVFTTSFGTIGVLICYEMEFPEPSRILALEGAEIIVCPSVWSLGASRRWDIQLPARALDNTVYVFGVNTVGNNSCGKSKLVSPLGDILAQASDSREEVLIRAIDKEALSWAREQVSYLDDYRSKLTPGGSSILIEECPNK; from the coding sequence ATGGATGAAAAGAATAGATGCGAGGTGATTTCTATCTATCAAGTAGCAGGAATACAAATGACTCCAATAATGAATGATGTAAAGGCAAATCTAACTCGTGGAATACAATTTGTACGACAAGCAACTGATGTAAAAGCTGATCTTATAGTTCTTCCTGAGCTTTGGACAACTGGCTACTATCTCTCTAAAGAAGCCTTCATAACCTTAGCAGAAAGGCAAGATGGTAGAACAATAAGCTTATTACAGGAAGAAGCATCCCGTTCTGGTGCAACTATCGTTTGCCCCTTCGTCGAAAAAAATGACGCTGATCAAATATTTATTTCCGCAGCAATCATCGATGGTGACGGTAGCCTAGCAGGTGTAGTTAGAAAAAGTCTCCTCTGGGGACGGGAGCAACAGATATTCACAAAAGGCGACATAACTTACCCTGTTTTCACAACGTCGTTCGGAACAATCGGCGTGTTAATCTGTTATGAAATGGAATTTCCCGAACCTAGTCGTATACTAGCCTTGGAGGGTGCGGAAATAATCGTATGTCCATCCGTTTGGAGCCTCGGAGCTTCTAGGCGTTGGGATATACAACTGCCAGCAAGAGCATTGGATAATACTGTCTATGTTTTTGGTGTAAACACCGTAGGCAATAATAGCTGCGGAAAAAGCAAGCTTGTAAGTCCACTAGGCGATATACTTGCTCAAGCTTCCGATAGTAGAGAAGAGGTGCTAATCCGCGCCATTGATAAAGAAGCCCTGAGCTGGGCAAGGGAGCAAGTATCATACCTTGACGACTATCGCAGCAAACTGACCCCAGGTGGAAGTAGTATCTTAATTGAAGAGTGTCCAAATAAGTAA
- the thiT gene encoding energy-coupled thiamine transporter ThiT has protein sequence MNRERLIIMLEIAILAALSVVLGYVKFGALWAMGGSISLIMVPIFIMAFRRGLFVGLITGFIVGVINLLTGGYVVHPVQLVLDYPVAFTVLGFAGIMAVRNNSEKILTTRNIILGVILGASLRFISHFISGIVWFGQWAPDGWPVALYSFVYNISYLAPESLITVAVIILINRNYPQFFQVSKK, from the coding sequence ATGAATAGAGAACGTTTAATTATTATGTTGGAAATTGCTATTTTAGCGGCGTTATCGGTTGTCCTTGGATATGTGAAATTTGGTGCCCTATGGGCTATGGGTGGTTCAATATCATTGATTATGGTACCAATCTTTATCATGGCTTTTCGTAGGGGTTTATTCGTAGGTTTGATAACAGGGTTTATTGTTGGGGTTATTAATTTGCTGACAGGTGGTTATGTCGTGCATCCCGTTCAACTTGTATTAGACTACCCAGTAGCATTTACTGTATTAGGCTTTGCAGGTATTATGGCAGTTCGTAATAACAGTGAGAAAATCTTAACTACACGTAACATTATTTTAGGGGTCATCTTAGGAGCAAGCTTAAGATTTATAAGTCATTTCATATCTGGTATAGTCTGGTTTGGCCAGTGGGCACCAGATGGTTGGCCGGTGGCCTTGTATTCGTTTGTGTATAACATATCTTACTTAGCACCTGAAAGTTTAATTACAGTGGCTGTCATAATCCTCATTAACAGGAACTATCCACAATTTTTCCAAGTATCGAAGAAATAG
- a CDS encoding diaminopimelate dehydrogenase produces MNSKIRVGVVGYGNLGKGVVKALNQNPDMQLEAIFTRRQPESFASDLPFVHMSDIVSYKDRVDVMVMCGGSATDLVEQVPMVAEHFNTVDSFDTHAKIPEFFEQVDAVAKKAGTLSLISTGWDPGLFSLARLLNESIIPEGNEYTFWGKGVSQGHSDAIRRVEGVKDGKQYTIPQASALEKVRTGENPELSTREKHERVCYVVAEEGADLARIEAEIVNMPNYFADYDTTVHFISEAQLLAEHSGMPHGGFVIRTGKTGEDTKQRMEFSLQLESNPEFTASVLVAYTRAVYKLAQAGTTGACTVFDIPFGYLSPKSPEQLRKELL; encoded by the coding sequence ATGAATAGCAAAATTCGTGTAGGTGTAGTAGGTTATGGTAATTTAGGTAAAGGCGTGGTGAAGGCTTTAAATCAAAATCCTGATATGCAACTGGAGGCAATTTTTACGCGCAGGCAACCAGAGTCGTTTGCAAGCGATTTACCTTTTGTACATATGAGTGATATCGTTAGCTATAAAGATCGAGTTGATGTTATGGTTATGTGTGGAGGCTCAGCAACTGACCTAGTGGAGCAGGTTCCTATGGTTGCAGAACATTTTAATACTGTGGATAGCTTTGATACACACGCAAAGATTCCTGAATTTTTCGAGCAGGTAGACGCTGTAGCTAAGAAAGCGGGCACATTAAGCTTAATTTCTACTGGCTGGGACCCTGGTTTATTCTCGTTAGCAAGATTGCTTAATGAATCGATTATACCAGAGGGGAATGAGTACACCTTTTGGGGTAAAGGTGTAAGTCAAGGACACTCTGATGCCATCAGAAGGGTAGAGGGTGTTAAAGACGGAAAGCAATATACAATCCCTCAAGCTAGTGCCTTAGAAAAGGTTAGAACTGGAGAAAATCCTGAGTTATCAACGAGAGAAAAGCATGAGCGTGTTTGCTATGTTGTAGCAGAAGAGGGAGCGGACTTGGCACGCATTGAAGCGGAAATTGTAAATATGCCTAACTATTTTGCGGATTATGATACTACGGTACATTTTATTTCAGAGGCACAATTATTAGCGGAGCACTCTGGAATGCCACACGGTGGCTTTGTTATCCGCACAGGAAAAACAGGTGAAGATACTAAACAGAGAATGGAGTTTAGCTTACAGCTAGAAAGCAACCCAGAATTTACAGCAAGCGTACTTGTTGCCTATACTAGAGCTGTATATAAGCTAGCGCAGGCAGGAACAACAGGTGCGTGCACGGTGTTTGATATACCTTTTGGCTACTTATCACCAAAATCACCTGAGCAGTTACGGAAAGAGCTGTTATAG
- a CDS encoding DMT family transporter, whose translation MGFFFAALTALCFATSNIMIRKGMKPESKDNGMLMTVFINAIFLTIAWLIYRFFFVAIEITLIGLIVYIVAGVFTTFIGRVMLFQSIRQVGPSRGTAIKNSAPIFTILFAVMFLNESIKFLPFLGMLLVLSGLGIQGFYMVRHTSKASMENQLLRTGYLFGLASAIAFGVGQGVRKLGVEHLPDPFFGAFISATVALVLTLVMEGRKGDIVDRIKQQYQTINYYFVIAGVFTSIAVLSFFLAMMFIQVSYVSVIVALEPILTIILSKLILRKEEVIMPYTIVAACVVVAGAIMIVSFG comes from the coding sequence ATGGGCTTTTTCTTTGCAGCTCTAACGGCATTATGCTTTGCAACTAGCAATATTATGATTCGCAAGGGCATGAAGCCCGAAAGCAAAGATAATGGTATGCTTATGACTGTGTTCATAAATGCAATATTTCTTACAATTGCATGGTTAATCTATCGTTTCTTTTTTGTAGCAATTGAAATCACGCTAATAGGATTAATTGTTTATATAGTAGCGGGTGTGTTTACTACTTTTATTGGAAGGGTCATGTTGTTTCAAAGTATTAGGCAGGTTGGTCCGTCTAGGGGTACAGCGATAAAAAACAGTGCGCCAATATTTACAATCTTGTTTGCTGTCATGTTTTTAAATGAGTCTATTAAGTTTCTACCTTTTTTAGGTATGCTTCTTGTGCTAAGCGGCTTAGGAATTCAAGGCTTTTATATGGTAAGACACACTAGCAAAGCTAGCATGGAAAATCAGCTTTTAAGAACGGGATACTTATTTGGGTTGGCCTCTGCAATAGCATTTGGTGTAGGACAAGGAGTGCGCAAGCTAGGTGTTGAACACCTGCCAGATCCATTTTTCGGAGCCTTTATAAGTGCAACTGTGGCGCTTGTGCTTACGTTAGTAATGGAGGGGCGAAAAGGTGATATTGTAGATAGGATAAAGCAGCAATATCAAACAATAAACTATTATTTTGTAATTGCTGGGGTATTTACTAGTATTGCCGTCCTGTCATTCTTCTTAGCAATGATGTTCATTCAGGTTTCTTACGTGTCTGTGATTGTTGCTCTAGAGCCGATTCTAACAATTATTTTAAGTAAGCTTATCTTGCGTAAGGAAGAAGTTATAATGCCTTACACAATAGTAGCTGCATGTGTTGTTGTTGCGGGCGCTATTATGATTGTTAGTTTTGGATAA
- a CDS encoding CBS domain-containing protein produces MGLLKSLICRQLHTISPELLIKDAIEEMRLKSVSSILVQEGGRLIGLLTERDIVKVVATGICVENTPIRAVMTTNIVSLQVDTLLDQALIVMDINGIRHLVVVDANDKPLGIVTHTDIVRKLEEDFFKAPRPVKEYMSRSLEAVPIKASLNEAIRKMHEKRISSIIVVDGKIPVGIITERDIVKLLQEKASINASVEQYMSAPIIQIDPTTSLFDASKLMEQHKIRHLVVWNGRGAVGLVTNTDIVRSIRDNYRSYLEKEAMRTRKILDLIHEGVVEIDNEECRIQWINKTGAALFGYEFIGDAIGKSFIDMIDEADRDVLKEDFQHLRSKNNYQCRIKLEARTITTLISYDVITDDINKRISYRILLRDVTSMIENRKKMEERLRKQKRQFQALFDNTTDAVAIFDREKKIQMANQQFLSMFEYSRDEVIGQSISSLVDRQDKLVDHIADEIFLGDTINRETCRYKKSGDPIYVLLKGGPVIVDGQVTGGYAVYADITDKKQIINDLRDSEERFRTLIESMGEGMALVELIYNNEQVSNYRFVEVNQAFEEHTGFSKHDVLGNLATEVYEVDEAPNLEIYRRVDKTRKPIKFESYVSFIHKHLRISAFSPKPGYVATVFDDITEQKQKEDKIQYLIYHDILTDVHNRAYFDKALKEIDEESKVPTCIIMADLNGLKLVNDAFGHGKGDELIKMAAKLIKEVCREEDIVARIGGDEFAVILPGISQDKGQTVIDKLKTRADMLQIEGIQLSISFGLGTKDNTTTSIFDVVKTSEVQMYNRKLMESQSAKNHLITSLLRVLEEKTGESRAHCQRVMELGVELGKAIGLSEDEQEKLRILALLHDIGNITIPENILKKPETLSDEEWTVVKKHPESGYRIVSAIPEFAFVAEYILCHHERIDGKGYPRGLTGDSIPKIAKILAVVDAFEVMTRDTAYREAMTVSEAVKELQANAGTQFDSNVVDVFIEKVVDNLNGNKT; encoded by the coding sequence ATGGGTCTATTAAAATCTTTAATCTGTAGACAATTGCATACTATATCTCCTGAATTGCTGATAAAAGACGCGATTGAAGAAATGAGGCTTAAATCAGTAAGCAGCATATTAGTTCAAGAGGGAGGCAGGTTAATAGGCTTGCTTACTGAAAGAGACATTGTTAAAGTTGTCGCCACAGGAATTTGTGTAGAGAACACACCAATTAGAGCCGTAATGACCACTAACATTGTTTCTTTACAAGTAGACACATTGCTAGACCAAGCATTAATTGTTATGGATATAAATGGAATTAGACACCTTGTGGTAGTAGATGCTAATGATAAACCCCTTGGTATAGTTACTCATACAGATATTGTGCGTAAGCTTGAGGAGGATTTTTTCAAGGCGCCTAGGCCAGTAAAAGAATATATGAGTAGAAGCTTAGAGGCTGTTCCTATTAAAGCTAGTTTAAATGAAGCTATACGTAAAATGCACGAAAAAAGGATAAGCAGTATTATTGTAGTCGATGGTAAAATTCCTGTTGGGATAATAACGGAAAGAGATATAGTTAAACTACTACAGGAGAAAGCTTCTATAAATGCATCAGTAGAACAATATATGAGCGCCCCTATCATTCAGATAGATCCAACAACTTCACTATTTGATGCTTCTAAATTAATGGAGCAGCATAAAATAAGACATTTAGTTGTATGGAATGGCAGAGGGGCAGTTGGCCTTGTAACAAACACAGATATAGTGAGGTCGATTCGTGATAATTATCGTAGCTATCTTGAAAAAGAAGCAATGCGCACACGTAAAATATTAGATTTGATACATGAAGGTGTAGTAGAAATTGATAATGAAGAGTGTAGAATTCAGTGGATTAACAAAACAGGGGCGGCTTTATTTGGCTATGAATTTATAGGGGATGCTATTGGTAAAAGCTTTATTGATATGATAGATGAAGCGGATAGAGATGTTTTGAAGGAGGATTTTCAACATTTACGTTCGAAAAATAACTACCAGTGTCGAATCAAGCTTGAAGCAAGGACAATTACAACATTAATCTCCTATGACGTAATTACTGATGATATAAACAAGCGAATATCCTATCGCATCTTGCTTCGTGACGTTACAAGCATGATAGAGAATCGTAAAAAGATGGAAGAAAGACTTCGTAAACAAAAAAGACAATTTCAAGCTTTGTTTGATAATACAACTGATGCTGTTGCTATTTTTGATAGGGAAAAAAAGATTCAGATGGCAAACCAACAATTCTTATCAATGTTTGAATATTCAAGGGACGAAGTGATTGGACAGTCTATTTCTAGCCTAGTTGACAGACAAGATAAGCTAGTTGATCATATAGCTGATGAGATATTTTTGGGAGATACTATAAATCGGGAAACCTGTAGGTATAAAAAGTCTGGTGATCCTATTTATGTATTATTAAAGGGCGGTCCTGTTATCGTCGATGGTCAGGTGACTGGTGGCTATGCAGTATATGCTGATATTACTGATAAGAAACAGATTATTAATGATTTAAGAGATAGTGAAGAGAGATTCCGGACACTAATTGAGAGTATGGGCGAAGGAATGGCATTGGTCGAGCTTATTTATAATAATGAACAAGTGAGTAATTATCGGTTTGTCGAGGTCAATCAAGCATTTGAAGAACATACAGGGTTCTCGAAGCATGATGTGCTGGGGAATTTAGCGACAGAAGTGTATGAGGTAGATGAAGCGCCTAATCTCGAAATATATAGAAGGGTAGATAAGACTAGAAAACCAATTAAGTTCGAAAGTTATGTCAGTTTTATCCATAAACATCTTAGGATATCGGCCTTTTCACCAAAACCAGGTTATGTAGCTACAGTATTTGATGATATTACGGAGCAAAAACAAAAAGAGGATAAAATTCAGTATTTAATATATCATGATATCCTGACGGATGTACATAATCGAGCTTATTTTGATAAAGCCCTTAAAGAAATTGATGAGGAAAGTAAGGTTCCTACATGCATTATTATGGCAGATTTAAATGGTCTTAAGCTTGTAAATGATGCATTTGGCCATGGTAAAGGCGACGAGCTTATCAAGATGGCTGCTAAGCTAATAAAAGAAGTATGCCGTGAAGAAGATATTGTTGCTAGAATTGGTGGCGACGAATTTGCCGTTATCCTTCCTGGCATATCACAGGATAAAGGGCAGACGGTTATAGATAAACTTAAGACTCGTGCTGATATGTTGCAGATAGAAGGAATACAATTAAGTATTTCTTTTGGATTAGGTACTAAAGATAATACCACTACTAGCATATTTGATGTAGTTAAAACTAGTGAAGTGCAGATGTATAACCGCAAGCTAATGGAGAGTCAAAGTGCCAAAAACCACTTAATAACATCCCTACTTAGAGTACTAGAAGAAAAGACAGGAGAAAGCCGTGCCCATTGTCAAAGGGTAATGGAGCTAGGAGTAGAGCTTGGTAAGGCGATAGGATTGTCAGAGGACGAACAGGAAAAACTAAGAATACTAGCACTTCTACATGATATAGGGAATATTACAATTCCAGAAAATATACTTAAAAAACCTGAAACCTTATCAGACGAAGAATGGACCGTAGTTAAAAAGCATCCTGAGAGCGGCTACAGAATTGTTAGTGCGATTCCAGAGTTTGCGTTTGTGGCAGAGTATATCTTATGTCACCACGAACGGATTGATGGCAAAGGATATCCGCGGGGTCTAACTGGTGATAGTATTCCTAAAATTGCTAAGATTTTAGCAGTTGTAGATGCTTTTGAAGTAATGACCCGTGATACAGCATATAGAGAGGCTATGACTGTATCTGAAGCAGTTAAAGAATTACAAGCAAATGCAGGAACGCAATTTGACAGTAATGTTGTCGATGTTTTTATAGAAAAAGTAGTAGATAACTTAAATGGTAATAAGACTTAA
- a CDS encoding ABC-F family ATP-binding cassette domain-containing protein encodes MSILTVKNLSHGFGDRAIFNDVSFRLLKGEHIGLIGANGEGKSSFMNILTGQLEPDQGSIEWAKRVRVGYLDQHTKLAAGMTIRDVLRGAFQYLFDLEAEMNEICEKMADASPEALEQMLEDMGNIQDILTSNDFYILDSKIEEIGRALGLNSIGLDKEVQDLSGGQRTKVLLAKLLLEKPDILLLDEPTNYLDEQHIEWLKRYLQEYENAFILISHDIPFLNSVINIIYHMENQCLDRYVGDYDNFRQVYEVKKQQLEAAYKKQQQEIVELKDFVARNKARVSTRNMAMSRQKKLDSMDVIELAKEKPKPSFNFLSARASGKIIFETKDLVIGYDAPLSKPLNLQMIRGQKIALVGANGLGKTTLLKSILGEISAYSGSVELGDYIHMGYFEQEMREANYKTCIEEVWQDFPAMEQREIRAALAKCGLTTKHIESKIVVLSGGEQAKVRLCKLLNKETNVLILDEPTNHLDVDAKDELKRALQAYKGSILLICHEPEFYQDVVTDVWNCEEWTTKIV; translated from the coding sequence ATGAGTATTTTAACGGTAAAAAACTTAAGTCATGGCTTTGGAGACCGCGCCATATTTAATGACGTTTCATTTCGTCTATTAAAAGGTGAACACATTGGTCTAATTGGAGCTAACGGCGAAGGTAAGTCATCTTTTATGAATATACTAACAGGGCAGCTAGAGCCAGATCAAGGTTCAATCGAGTGGGCTAAGCGCGTTCGTGTTGGCTACTTAGACCAACACACTAAGCTAGCAGCAGGAATGACTATTCGAGATGTATTACGTGGAGCCTTCCAGTATCTATTTGACCTTGAAGCGGAAATGAACGAAATCTGCGAAAAAATGGCCGACGCCTCACCAGAAGCACTTGAGCAAATGCTTGAAGACATGGGGAATATTCAGGATATCCTCACTAGTAATGACTTCTATATTCTAGATTCAAAAATAGAAGAGATAGGTCGAGCATTAGGTCTTAATAGCATTGGACTCGATAAAGAGGTTCAAGACCTAAGCGGCGGACAACGAACAAAGGTATTACTAGCAAAGCTTTTACTCGAAAAACCAGATATTCTTTTACTGGACGAGCCTACAAACTATTTAGATGAACAGCACATCGAGTGGCTGAAGCGTTATTTACAGGAATATGAGAATGCATTTATTCTTATTTCCCATGATATACCATTCTTGAATAGCGTTATCAATATTATCTACCATATGGAAAACCAATGCTTAGATCGCTATGTTGGTGATTATGATAACTTCAGACAGGTATACGAGGTCAAAAAGCAGCAGCTAGAAGCTGCTTATAAGAAACAGCAGCAGGAAATTGTTGAACTAAAAGACTTTGTAGCACGTAATAAGGCGAGGGTATCTACCCGTAATATGGCAATGTCTCGACAGAAGAAGCTAGATAGCATGGATGTCATTGAGCTAGCTAAAGAGAAGCCTAAACCATCATTTAACTTCCTTAGCGCTCGAGCATCTGGTAAAATCATATTCGAAACAAAGGATTTAGTAATCGGTTATGATGCACCACTGTCGAAACCACTCAACTTACAAATGATACGCGGACAGAAAATTGCCTTAGTAGGCGCTAACGGCCTAGGAAAAACTACATTGCTTAAGAGTATTTTAGGAGAGATATCCGCATACTCAGGCTCTGTCGAGCTAGGTGATTATATTCACATGGGCTACTTCGAACAGGAAATGCGTGAAGCTAACTACAAAACCTGTATCGAGGAAGTGTGGCAGGATTTCCCAGCTATGGAGCAAAGAGAAATTCGCGCTGCTTTAGCAAAATGCGGTCTCACCACAAAACACATCGAGAGCAAAATCGTCGTATTAAGCGGCGGAGAACAAGCTAAGGTGCGTTTGTGCAAGCTCCTTAACAAGGAAACCAATGTATTAATCCTCGACGAGCCTACGAACCATTTAGATGTTGATGCTAAAGATGAGCTTAAACGTGCACTACAAGCTTATAAGGGTAGCATATTACTCATCTGCCACGAACCGGAATTCTACCAAGACGTTGTTACGGACGTATGGAATTGCGAAGAATGGACGACAAAAATAGTCTAG